From Candidatus Cloacimonas sp.:
CATAGCGATGATGGCAGCAAGGAATGGTTAGCCAACCAAAACAATATTACAAACTTGAAAGTAATAGATTTTTATATAGAAACGCCTCCCTTAATAGGTAAAAAAGCTGCCGTTCAACAGGGAATTAATATGTCCCGTTTTGATATCTTGGCTTTTACCGATGCGGATTGCTCTGTTCCTGTTTCCTGGCTGAAAGAAATAAATCGCTCTTTGGATGAAGATACAGATTACCTGCTTTCCTATTCTATTTTAAAAAGAACAAAGGGCGGAACCATCTTTCGCTTAAAAAATTTCGAACGCAGTATCTATTATGGATTGGCGTCTGCGGGTTTATATTATAAGATTCCATTTACCAGTAGTGCCTGTAATATGATTTACCGTAAGAAAGTATTTGATGAAAGCGGCGGTTTTGATGGTATTGGCCATTTACGATCAGGAGATGATGACCTTTTATTGATGAAAATGATGCCTCATATAAAGAAAGGCGCTTATAATCCTTCACTGGCAATGCAAGTTGTCTCCATTGATGGTTCAGACAGAAAAAAACACTACCAAACCAATATTCGCCGCGCTTCCAAATTTAAATATTATCCCTGGTGGTTAAAGGCACTTTCGGCATTTGTTTTTGTCTATTTTTGCCTTTTTTATGTTGCTCTCTGGCAAATGATCAAAAACAAAAGCAACAAACCAATTCTGCTCTCCCTGATCCTAAAAACTACAGCCGAATTTGCTTTTTCACAAAGCCATTTGAGACAAATTGGAAGAAGCAAACTCGGCTTTTTGTATCCTGTTCAAATCCTGATCTTTCCCGCGCAGTTCATTTTTTATGCTGTGCGAGGAACTTTAGGAAAATACCGCTGGAAATGATTACATTTCAACTAACTTAGCTTGCACATATTCCAGAGCATTCAGTTCCAGAATCATCTTTTCCAGGATGTCTTGATCACCTTGAACTTCCAAAACTACTAAGCCATCATTGGCACAGAATGAATTGGAGACCTCATGTAAACCCAAACGGACATGAATGTTGCATCCATACTTAGTTAAAATATCCTGAACCTTGGTAGCTTCTGAGCTACGCTGATCGATTTTCACAAGCACCACTTTGTAAATCATAATATCCTCCTATCTATTTTTTCTTACTGAGCTTTGCCCAGCTATCTCTTAATTCTGTAATTCGGTTGAAAACTAATGCATCTGATTTACTGTCATAGTCAGTATTAAAATAGCCAATTCGCAAGAATTGAAAATGATCACCAATTTCTGCGTTACTTAGATTCTCTTCTGCCAGACAGTTGTATTTAACTATGAGTGAATTTGGATTCAAGTAATCCTTATATGTCTTGCCTTCTTCCATATTACTCATATCAGCTAAAGTAAAAAGACGATCATATAAACGCACTTCTACAGGAATAGCGCTCTCCGCACAAACCCAATGCAAAGTTCCTTTTACTTTGCGTCCATCTTCAGTCCAACCCCCGCGTGATTTTTCATCATAAGTGCAAAGCAATTCGATAATATTTCCTTCGTTATCTTTTATAACTTCGTTGCAAGTGATATAATAAGTATATTTTAATCGAACTTCTTTCCCCAAGGCAAGACGAAACCAACCCTTCTCCGGATTTTCACTGAAATCATCTTTTTCTATATAAAGATGGCGCGAAAACTTGATTTTTCTTACTCCCGCAGTAGTATCTTCGGGATTGTTTTCAGCATCAAAATCTTCAATTTTATCTTCAGGGTAATTAGTGATGGTTAATTTAAGAGGATTTAACACAACCATTCTTCTTTGGGCTTTAGTATTCAAATCCTCGCGGGCACAGAACATTAGCAATTCATCACTAACCAGAGAATTGGCTTTGGAAACACCAATCCGATCGGAAAATTCCCGAATTGCTTCCGGAGTAAAACCTCGTCTGCGCATTCCCGCGATGGTAGGCATTCTGGGATCGTCCCAACCACTAACTAAATGGTTAGTTACTAATTCCAACAAAAGGCGTTTGCTCATTATCGTATAGGCAAGATTTAAACGGGCAAATTCAATTTGTTGGGGATGACAAGGAACCGGCAATTGGTTTAAAAACCAATCATATAAAGGTCTATGGTCTTCAAATTCCAGAGTGCATATAGAGTGTGTAATTCCTTCCAAGGCATCTGAGACACAATGAGTATAATCATACATAGGATAAATTTGCCAGTCATTTCCAGTTCTGTGATGATGGGTCTTTTTTATCCTATAAATAACTGGATCGCGCATATTCAAATTTGGAGAAGCCATATCAATTTTGGCTCGTAAAGTTCTGCTTCCTTCCGGAAATTCACCTGCTTTCATTCTTCTGAATAAATCAAGATTCTCTTCTATACTGCGATTTCTGTAGGGACTATTTTTGCCGGGAACTGTTAAAGTGCCTCTGTATTCTTTCAATTCTTCCAAAGAAAGATCACAAACGAATGCTTTGCCTTCATTTATTAAATACTCTGCAAATTCATATAGTTTATCAAAATAATCCGAAGCATAGTATAAATGCTCACCCCAATCAAAACCCAGCCAATGGACATCTTCCATAATGGAATTAACATATTCCACATCTTCTTTCACTGGATTGCTATCATCAAAACGCAGATGACAGCGACCCTGATAATCCCTTGCCAACCCAAAATTCAAACAGATTGATTTGGCATGGCCGATATGCAAATAACCATTGGGCTCAGGAGGAAAGCGAGTTATAATATTTTTATGTTTTCCGCTTTCTAAATCCTTTTCGATAATAAAGCGGATAAAATTGGAGATTCCTGCTTTCTCTTCACTAATTTCAGGCGTGTTTTCTTTTATGTCCATCTTCAGTCCTTTTTCTTCTATACATATTTTCAATTTCTGATAGCTTGTTTTCTTGTCAAGTTCAACGAAATATCTTTTTTAGATAACCCCGATTTCATAGATATGATAAGAATATAGATTTTACTGATTCAAAACAATTTACTGTGAGTTGAGCAGGTCTATAATAAAAATAATTATCGCGACTATAGGGATTAACATCCATAGTGGAAATTTTGTAACTATAGTGAGTGTTCTGTCACATACTTAACGATGAAAGGGATTATTATGCTCTCAGGTTTGCAACCAAAATTATCATCTTGTTTCACCTTTCCACTTTTTCACCTTTCCACTTTTCTTCCATTCCACTTTTCACTTTTCCACCATTCCACTTTTCACTTTTCAACTTTCTTGCGGAGCTTCAGCGAGCTCCGGCTACGGAAGATTTGCAACGAATATTATCACCTTGTTTCACTTTTCCACCTTTCCACTTTTTCACTTTCCACCATTCCACTTTTCCACCATTCCACTTTCCACCTTTCCACTTTTTCACCTTTCCACCTTTCCACTAATCCCTAATTCTCCAGACCTTTTATCAGCCACAGTTTAGCGGCTTTATTAATTACTTCTGTGAGGTCTAATGCCAAATCGGGATTTTCAGCCAAGACCAAGAGACCGTGTTTTTCCCAGATAAGCGCTTGTTTATCTTTTATACATTTACAGCTATTTTGGGCTAAAATAGAACTGCCGGGAAGAGAATAGTCAACTACGGCAATACCTTTGGGAAGAAATAACTGCATTTCAGGCAGCACTTCCACAAAGGATTGATTTAGGCGTTGCAGATGTTTTTTATTATTTTGAAAAACGGAGCTAAGGGAAAGAGCAATAACTTCAGTGGGATGGGTATGAAGAATACAAGATAGATTAGTATTTTTGTTCATTTCTTGCAGTTTACGATGACAGAGCCATTCCGAAGTAGGTTTTGCATTTTCAGGGAAGAAATGTTCTTCAGCATCAATTCCGATTATCATTAAACAGTTCTCCGGCTCATCCATCATATCCCGAAAACGACTTCCCGTTCTGGAAACCAAAAACCAGTCCTGATAAGGATAATTATTTTCCCAGCCGCTATTTTGGATAAAGGGCAACAGCAAATTGGATATACGCATAGAAATGTTTCCAGCATTAGCTTCTGCCCATCCTTGTTGATGGATAACTTTGGCAATTTTGCTTATGCGCAGAATTAGGTCTCTAAAAGGTAAAACATTATTATAGACCTCGCTGAAGAGCATATCCGCATTATTATTGTTCATTATCTCACTATCTCGCTATCTCGCCATCTCACCATCTCACCATCTCGCTATCTCGCTATCTCGCTATTTAATTATATGCAGCCAGTCCTTCAGTAAAAATTCCAAGCGTCCAATTAAAAGTGAAATACGCGCCATAACTGTATAACCAAAGGAAGCACCAAAACTAATCATCAAAAACCAGATGCCCAGTTTGGAAGGA
This genomic window contains:
- a CDS encoding glycosyltransferase, translating into HSDDGSKEWLANQNNITNLKVIDFYIETPPLIGKKAAVQQGINMSRFDILAFTDADCSVPVSWLKEINRSLDEDTDYLLSYSILKRTKGGTIFRLKNFERSIYYGLASAGLYYKIPFTSSACNMIYRKKVFDESGGFDGIGHLRSGDDDLLLMKMMPHIKKGAYNPSLAMQVVSIDGSDRKKHYQTNIRRASKFKYYPWWLKALSAFVFVYFCLFYVALWQMIKNKSNKPILLSLILKTTAEFAFSQSHLRQIGRSKLGFLYPVQILIFPAQFIFYAVRGTLGKYRWK
- a CDS encoding glutamine--tRNA ligase/YqeY domain fusion protein → MDIKENTPEISEEKAGISNFIRFIIEKDLESGKHKNIITRFPPEPNGYLHIGHAKSICLNFGLARDYQGRCHLRFDDSNPVKEDVEYVNSIMEDVHWLGFDWGEHLYYASDYFDKLYEFAEYLINEGKAFVCDLSLEELKEYRGTLTVPGKNSPYRNRSIEENLDLFRRMKAGEFPEGSRTLRAKIDMASPNLNMRDPVIYRIKKTHHHRTGNDWQIYPMYDYTHCVSDALEGITHSICTLEFEDHRPLYDWFLNQLPVPCHPQQIEFARLNLAYTIMSKRLLLELVTNHLVSGWDDPRMPTIAGMRRRGFTPEAIREFSDRIGVSKANSLVSDELLMFCAREDLNTKAQRRMVVLNPLKLTITNYPEDKIEDFDAENNPEDTTAGVRKIKFSRHLYIEKDDFSENPEKGWFRLALGKEVRLKYTYYITCNEVIKDNEGNIIELLCTYDEKSRGGWTEDGRKVKGTLHWVCAESAIPVEVRLYDRLFTLADMSNMEEGKTYKDYLNPNSLIVKYNCLAEENLSNAEIGDHFQFLRIGYFNTDYDSKSDALVFNRITELRDSWAKLSKKK
- a CDS encoding class II aldolase/adducin family protein, whose translation is MNNNNADMLFSEVYNNVLPFRDLILRISKIAKVIHQQGWAEANAGNISMRISNLLLPFIQNSGWENNYPYQDWFLVSRTGSRFRDMMDEPENCLMIIGIDAEEHFFPENAKPTSEWLCHRKLQEMNKNTNLSCILHTHPTEVIALSLSSVFQNNKKHLQRLNQSFVEVLPEMQLFLPKGIAVVDYSLPGSSILAQNSCKCIKDKQALIWEKHGLLVLAENPDLALDLTEVINKAAKLWLIKGLEN